DNA from Pseudomonas putida:
AGTGCGCCAGGCCTTGCTGCTCCAGCGGGTGGGCTTCGGCCCCGACGCCATGACCGCACGCGAAGCCCTGGAAATCGCCACCCTCGGCGGCGCCAAGGTGCTCAACCGCAATGACATCGGCGCCCTGGCCCCCGGCATGGTCGCCGACTTCGTCGCGTTCGACCTGGGCCACGTGGCCTATGCCGGCGGCCACCACGACCCGCTGGCAGCGCTGGTGTTCTGCACGCCAACCCAAGTGCACACCAGCGTGATCAACGGCCGTGTGGTGGTGAAGGATGGCCAGCTGGCCACCGTCGACCTGCCACGCGTGCTGGAGCGCCACAACCAGCTGGCACACCAGTTGGTCAGCGGCGCGTGATGCACCCGGGCTGCTGCGCCCCAAGCCGGGCGCAGCAGCCCATTCCTGCCTGTTCTTTTCTCAACGAATGCGACTGAGACCGTGCTGTTAGACGCATAAAATAACAAAGCGAGCTACTCACCATGACTTCTCCCGCTTCACCTCGTCCAGAAGACGAGAACCTCGGCGTGGGCGCCAACCTGGCTTACGGCCTGCAGCATGTACTGACCATGTATGGCGGCATGATCGCCGTGCCGCTGATCATCGGCCAAGCCGCCGGCCTCAGCGCTGGCGACGTTGGCCTGCTGATCGCCGCGTCGCTGTTCGCCGGCGGCCTGGCAACGCTGCTGCAGACCTTGGGCATTCCCTTCTTCGGCTGCCGCCTGCCACTGGTCCAAGGGGTGTCCTTCGCCAGCGTCGCCACCATGGTCGCGATCATCGGCAATGACGGTATCGGGGGCATGCAGGTGGTGTTCGGCGCAGTGATCGTTTCATCGCTGGTCGGCCTGCTGATCACCCCGCTGTTCTCACGCATCATCAAGTACTTTCCGCCATTGGTGACCGGCATCGTCATCACCACCATCGGCCTGACCTTGATGCCGGTGACCGCGCGCTGGGCCATGGGCGGCAACAGCCAGGCCGCCGACTTCGGCAGCCCGGCTAACATTGGCCTGGCCGCGTTCACCCTGGCCTCGGTACTGCTGCTGAGCAAGCTGGGCAGTGCCAGCCTGTCGCGCCTGTCGATCCTGCTGGCGATCGTGATCGGCACGCTGGCGGCGATGGCCACCGGCATGGCTGATTTCTCCCAGGCACTGCAAGGGCCGTGGATGGCCATGCCCGAGGTGCTGCACTTCGGTGCGCCGCAGTTCCAGGTGGCGGCGATTCTGTCCATGCTTATCGTCATCGTGGTGACCATGGTCGAGACCTCGGCCGACATCCTGGCGGTGGGTGAAATCATCGGCACCCCGGTCGATTCCAAGCGACTGGGCAATGGCCTGCGCGCCGACATGATTTCCAGCGCCCTGGCGCCGCTGTTCGGCTCGTTCACGCAAAGTGCCTTCGCGCAGAACGTCGGCCTGGTGGCCGTGACCGGGGTGAAGAGCCGCTACGTGGTGGCCAGCGCCGGGCTGATCCTGGTGACCCTGGGGCTGCTGCCGGTGATGGGCCGGCTGGTCGCCGCGGTGCCTACAGCGGTGCTCGGTGGCGCCGGGCTGGTGCTGTTCGGCACGGTCGCGGCCAGCGGCATCCGCACCCTGGCCCAGGTGGACTACCGCAACAACATGAACCTGATCATTGTCGCCACCTCGATCGGCTTTGGCATGATCCCGATCGCAGCGCCAGGCTTCTATCACCACTTCCCGGCCTGGTTCGAGACCATCTTCCACTCGGGCATAAGCTCGGCGGCGATCATGGCGATTCTGCTCAACCTGCTGTTCAACCACCTGCGCGCTGGCAACTCCGATCAACAGTCGGTGTTCGTCGCGGCCAGCGAGCGCACCCTGCGCTACCGGGACATCGCCGGGTTGAATGAAGGCGATGTGTTCCGTGATGGCAAGCTGTATGACCGGGACGGCAACGAAGTGCCGATCATGGAGGCTGATGAGGGGCACTTCAAAACGGGTAAGACGTCAGTGGCGCACATGCACTGACACTGCACCTCTATAGGCTGGCGCGGTCTCCTGGAGGAAACCGCGCCAGTCGATCGGGTCGGTTATTGCTGCTGACGGGTAGCGCATACCACAATTTCGCGAATGCACACCGATTGCGGTTGGCCATAGGCAAAGCCGATGGTCTCGGCAATGGTCTGCGCCGTCAGCACCCCGCCCATTTCCTGCTTCCAGTCGTTGTAGCCCGCCTTGATGGCGTCATCGGTCGTGTGGCTGAGCAGTTCGGTGTCGACAGCGCCCGGCTCGATGGTGATCACCCGCACGTTACTCGGTGCCAGTTCTTCGCGCAGGTTTTCCGACAGGCCTGTAACGGCGAACTTGGTACCGACATAGGCGACATGGTTGGGGAAGGCCTTGCGCCCGGCCACGGAGCTGACGTTGATGATGGTGCCGTGCTTGCGCTCGACCATGCCGCCGGCCACGGCATGGATGCCGTTGAGCAGCCCACGCACGTTCACGTCGAGCATGCGGTCCCACTGCTCTGGGTCCTGCGTGGCGATTGCGCCCAGCAGCATTACACCGGCATTGTTGATGATCGCGTCGACCGGGCCAAAGCGTGCCTCGGCCTCGGCAACGGCAGCCAGCACAGCCGCGCGGTCAGTCACATCGACCGGCAGCGCCAGCGTGTTGGGCAACTGCAGTTGTTGCATCGGCGCCAGGCGGCGAGACAGCAGCAACAGTGCATGGCCGCGGCTGGACAGCAGCTTGGCGGTGGCCAGGCCAATGCCGGAGCTGGCACCGGTAATTACCACCAGCGGTTTATGGGTGTTGGTCATGGTCGCCATCCTGTTATCCAATTTGCCTATGGGTAAGAAGTAGAGCGAGTATAGAAGCCAGTTTTTCTGCCGAAAAATGGGAAATTCCTTTCGCAGCCATCGGCATCACTTATGGGTAACCCATGGATTATCGCCAGCTCCGTGCTTTCATCGCCGTGTTCGAAGAGCGCAACATCACCGCCGCCGCACGTTCGATACACCTTAGCCAACCGGCGCTGTCTGGCAGTATCAAGGCACTGGAAGAAGCCTTGGGCACCACGCTGTTCGTGCGCCAGGCCCGTGGCGTGGACGTGACCGAAGATGCCCGCGCGCTGTACCCCGAGGCGCAACGGATGGTCGCCGATGCCAACCGCCTGCTGGGGCGTTTCAAGGGTGATCGTGAACGTTCACCGTTGCAGGTTGGCGTCGAGCAGGATGTAAGCAAAGCGGTGCTGGCCAAGCTTGTGCTGGCGGCGGCGGCCATCCAGCCCCCAGTGCGCCTGCAATTGGTAACCGGCTGCATGGGCGAGGTGCGGCTGGCCAGCGAAGAGCAGCGCTGTGAAGATGAGTTGTTCTTGCCGCTGCACAGCGACCCGTTCGTGCTGGCCCTTGCAACCCAGGCAAGCGCTGCCGAGCACTGGATTACCTGCCCTGCGCAGCCGAGCCATCAGCGCCTGCTGCCGTTCTACAGCGTGAACCCGGTAGCAGAAGCCGATAGCTTTGTGTTGGCCCTGGAATTGGTCGCCGCCGGGCTGGGCGCTGCAATCGTGCCGCAGTCACTGGCCGCCGAGCATCCTGGCGTGCGCTGGCAACCCATGCCCCAACTGGACCTGCGTCGACGCATCGGCCTGTGCTACTCAGCCCAGGCGCTGGCGCTCGATGGCGTCATGCAACTGCGCGATGCCTTGCAGTGTTGAGTTGCCTTTAGTGGCACTCACAGGGACATGATCATCTCATGCCACGCCATACCGCCGTGGTCCGATGGCGACGGCTTCACGTACTGGTAGCCCAGCTTCTGGTACAAGGGCACATGCTGCTCCTTGCACATCAGGTGAATGGTCTGCTTGCCCGCCGCCTGCATGCGTGCGATGAACGCGTCCATCAATAGCTTGGCGTAGCCTTTGCCCTGGTGCGCCGGGTCTACCACCACCGACATGATCACCACGTTCGGCGCTGCCGGGTCATGGCCGACCAGTTCCTTGAACGCTTCGTCGGACATCACCACGTCGTGGGCGCAGCCGCTGTTGATGAAACCCACGATCTCGCCGTCACGTTCCAGCAACAGGAAGCCTTGCGGGTACTGCGCGATACGCGTGCGGATTTTTTCCAGCGTGGCCGCCTCATCCCCCTCATAGGCGCCAATTTCGATGGCGTAGCAGCGCTCGGCATCTGCGGGAATGGGGGTGCGAAACTGGGGGCGCTCATGGCAGGTTTCCTAGGGCAAGGTGAAGGCAGCCAGCATGATAAATGAGCATCGACCTTGCGCTCCATCGTCGCGAACCGAGCAGGTCGCGACAGCCCAGCGCAATAAATGCATTTTTTGCATATTAAGTTATATCTAAATTGAATTTTATTATTATGCAGAAAGCCTTTACTGTCTAAGCCACTCAGCCGGCCTTGAGCTGCCGGTTTCTCGCACGCTACCCGACCACGTGGTGCCTGCCCCCTGATCGCACATGGAGGCGCCATGCCCATTGCTTCATTCAACCGCCGTCAACTGCTGGCGTTGGCCGGCACCGCCACGGCGGCAACCTTGTTCGGCCGCTTGGCCTTCGCCGACAGCAGCCACGCCGGCCACAGCGAGCACGCCGTACAACCCGTCGGCAGTGGCCTGGACCTGGAGAGCAACCGCTGGGTGCTGCCCGAACCGCGCAAGGTCAGGCTGGCGACCAACCTCAATGCCGTGTGCCTGGCACCGGTGGCCGTAGCCGACAGCCAAGGCATTTTCAAACGCCACAACCTGGATGTGGAATTCGTCAACTTCGGTAACTCCACCGAGGTGCTGCTGGAGTCGATGGCCACCGGCAAGGCCGATGCCGCCACCGGCATGGCACTGCGCTGGCTGAAAGCGCTGGAACAGGGCTTCGATGTCAAACTGACCGCCGGCACCCATGGCGGCTGCCTGCGCCTGTTGACCCTGGACGGCGGCCCGCAGGACTTCGCGGCCTTGAAAGGCACCACCATCGGCGTCACCGACATGGCGGCAGCGGACAAGAACTTCTTCTCGCTGATGCTCAAGCGCCATGGCGTCGACCCGGTGCGCGACGTGACTTGGCGGGTCTACCCCATCGATCTGCTCAGCGTTGCCCTGCAAAAGGGCGAGATCCAGGCTGCCAGCGGTTCGGACCCACTCATGTACCGGGTCAAGCAGCAGCCAGGGTTCCGCGAGCTGGCGACCAATATGGTCGAGGAATACGCCAACATGAGCTGCTGCGTGGTCGGCGTCAGCGGCCAGCTGGCGCGCAATGACACCCCGGTCGCTGCCGCCATCACTCACTCGATTCTGCAGGCCCATGCGTGGGCATCGCGTAACCCCGACGCGGTGGCCGAAGAATTCCTCAAGTTCGCCATCAACACCTCCAAGGAAGAAGTACGCGCCATCCTCACCGAACACACCCACGGTTATTACTCGGTGGGTAACACCTTCGTGAAGGAAATTGCCGTGTACGCCCGTGACCTGAAGAACATCGAGGTACTGCGCCCACGCACCGACCCGCTGGAATTCGCGGAGAGCATCCATGCCAACGTATTCGCTTGAGCAAAGCCGAACCGCCAAAGCACCCGCCATCGCCGTATGGCGTGGCGGCCTGCTTGCGGCACTGGCTTGGGTCGCCTTCGCGCTGTTCACCCAGTTCTACCCGGACGGTGGCAAACCTTGGCCATTCACCCGCGAACTGGCATTGGCGGGCGCAGTGGCCGGCGGGCTGCTGGCGCTGCTCGCACTGTTGCCGGGGGTGTTTACCCGCAGCGTCGCTCGGTTGCGGCCGGCCGCTGCGTGGCTGGTCGCCTTGCCCTTGTTGCTTGGCCTGTGGCTGCTGGTCACAGCCAAGGTGGTATTGCTGCCGGTACCGTTTTTCGCGCCGCCCCAGGCGCTGATCGAAGTGTTCGTCGATGACTGGTCGCGGCTTGGCGAAAGCCTGCTGCATTCGCTGTGGCTGCTGCTCAACGGTGTAGTCATCGGCGGTGCGGCCGGTTTCATCGCCGGCGTGGCGATTGGCTGGTCGCACCGGATCGGCTACTGGGTACACCCGGTGCTGCGCATCCTCGGGCCGGTGCCGTCCACGGCGCTGCTGCCAATCTGCTTTTTCTTCTTCCCTTCCAGCTGGAGCGCCAGCGTGTTCCTGATAGCCCTGGCCACCTGGTTCCCGGTCACGGTGCTGACCTGGTCCGGGGTGGCCAGCGTTGACAAGGCCTATTACGAAGTGGCGCGCACCCTGGGTGCCAGCGGGCGCTTCCTGGTCTGGCGGGTAGCGATCCCCGCTGCCCTGCCCCATGTGTTCGTCGGCCTGTTCATGGGCCTGGGGGCTTCGTTCTCGGTGCTGGTGGTGGCCGAAATGATGGGGGTCAAGGCCGGCCTTGGCTGGTACCTGCAATGGGCGCAGGGCTGGGCTGCCTACGCCAACATGTATGCAGC
Protein-coding regions in this window:
- a CDS encoding nucleobase:cation symporter-2 family protein; translated protein: MTSPASPRPEDENLGVGANLAYGLQHVLTMYGGMIAVPLIIGQAAGLSAGDVGLLIAASLFAGGLATLLQTLGIPFFGCRLPLVQGVSFASVATMVAIIGNDGIGGMQVVFGAVIVSSLVGLLITPLFSRIIKYFPPLVTGIVITTIGLTLMPVTARWAMGGNSQAADFGSPANIGLAAFTLASVLLLSKLGSASLSRLSILLAIVIGTLAAMATGMADFSQALQGPWMAMPEVLHFGAPQFQVAAILSMLIVIVVTMVETSADILAVGEIIGTPVDSKRLGNGLRADMISSALAPLFGSFTQSAFAQNVGLVAVTGVKSRYVVASAGLILVTLGLLPVMGRLVAAVPTAVLGGAGLVLFGTVAASGIRTLAQVDYRNNMNLIIVATSIGFGMIPIAAPGFYHHFPAWFETIFHSGISSAAIMAILLNLLFNHLRAGNSDQQSVFVAASERTLRYRDIAGLNEGDVFRDGKLYDRDGNEVPIMEADEGHFKTGKTSVAHMH
- a CDS encoding SDR family oxidoreductase yields the protein MTNTHKPLVVITGASSGIGLATAKLLSSRGHALLLLSRRLAPMQQLQLPNTLALPVDVTDRAAVLAAVAEAEARFGPVDAIINNAGVMLLGAIATQDPEQWDRMLDVNVRGLLNGIHAVAGGMVERKHGTIINVSSVAGRKAFPNHVAYVGTKFAVTGLSENLREELAPSNVRVITIEPGAVDTELLSHTTDDAIKAGYNDWKQEMGGVLTAQTIAETIGFAYGQPQSVCIREIVVCATRQQQ
- a CDS encoding LysR family transcriptional regulator gives rise to the protein MDYRQLRAFIAVFEERNITAAARSIHLSQPALSGSIKALEEALGTTLFVRQARGVDVTEDARALYPEAQRMVADANRLLGRFKGDRERSPLQVGVEQDVSKAVLAKLVLAAAAIQPPVRLQLVTGCMGEVRLASEEQRCEDELFLPLHSDPFVLALATQASAAEHWITCPAQPSHQRLLPFYSVNPVAEADSFVLALELVAAGLGAAIVPQSLAAEHPGVRWQPMPQLDLRRRIGLCYSAQALALDGVMQLRDALQC
- a CDS encoding GNAT family N-acetyltransferase, with the translated sequence MPADAERCYAIEIGAYEGDEAATLEKIRTRIAQYPQGFLLLERDGEIVGFINSGCAHDVVMSDEAFKELVGHDPAAPNVVIMSVVVDPAHQGKGYAKLLMDAFIARMQAAGKQTIHLMCKEQHVPLYQKLGYQYVKPSPSDHGGMAWHEMIMSL
- a CDS encoding ABC transporter substrate-binding protein, whose amino-acid sequence is MPIASFNRRQLLALAGTATAATLFGRLAFADSSHAGHSEHAVQPVGSGLDLESNRWVLPEPRKVRLATNLNAVCLAPVAVADSQGIFKRHNLDVEFVNFGNSTEVLLESMATGKADAATGMALRWLKALEQGFDVKLTAGTHGGCLRLLTLDGGPQDFAALKGTTIGVTDMAAADKNFFSLMLKRHGVDPVRDVTWRVYPIDLLSVALQKGEIQAASGSDPLMYRVKQQPGFRELATNMVEEYANMSCCVVGVSGQLARNDTPVAAAITHSILQAHAWASRNPDAVAEEFLKFAINTSKEEVRAILTEHTHGYYSVGNTFVKEIAVYARDLKNIEVLRPRTDPLEFAESIHANVFA
- a CDS encoding ABC transporter permease, with translation MPTYSLEQSRTAKAPAIAVWRGGLLAALAWVAFALFTQFYPDGGKPWPFTRELALAGAVAGGLLALLALLPGVFTRSVARLRPAAAWLVALPLLLGLWLLVTAKVVLLPVPFFAPPQALIEVFVDDWSRLGESLLHSLWLLLNGVVIGGAAGFIAGVAIGWSHRIGYWVHPVLRILGPVPSTALLPICFFFFPSSWSASVFLIALATWFPVTVLTWSGVASVDKAYYEVARTLGASGRFLVWRVAIPAALPHVFVGLFMGLGASFSVLVVAEMMGVKAGLGWYLQWAQGWAAYANMYAALLVMALLCSGLITLLFLVRDRVLAWQKGAVKW